Part of the Streptomyces sp. NBC_01264 genome, AGGACGGAGGGGTCACCACCGATGACCGACACGCTTTCAAGGGCGCCAAGATCACCACGTTCGCCCAGGTGGCCGAGCGCATCGTGCTCGCCTCGCAGTACCCCAAGGTCCCCGGGCGGCGCACCCGGCTCCCCTACTTCGTCGATGTGGCACTCAAGGACGCCGGATACGACGTCAGCCTCGCCGTCAGCCCCTCGGGGGTCAAAGTGGTCTGGGCCGAAAGGCACGCCCTGCTGACCGGCAACGGCCCGCAAGCCATCGACGCCCAGACCGCCCGTCTCGCCGAGATCACGCGCAGCCGGCCCTCGGCCCGAACCGGGGCCGGACGCGGTCGTCGTAACGCCTGAACGAGCTGCGGGAGATAGCGACCCAGGCCCAGACGGTGAACAGGCCGGACCTGGCAGCCGAGGTGTGGCGCACGGTCGCGCGGAACGCCGTCTGATCCACAGGCGCCGGGCGGCCGGGGTTTTGACTGCGACGGCCCATAGGAACGTATCCGCACGTCAGAACGATTTTGCTGTGGTGGGGCGGGTGGGACTCGAACCCACGGCCGACGGATTATGAGTCCGCTGCTCTAACCGGCTGAGCTACCGCCCCTTCACGGCGTGGCGCGTACATGTGTGCGCGCCGTCTGCCGCAGCATAGCCGCTCATACGATCTCCTGCCTCGGATGCCTCGCATGATCGGCTTCGCCTGCCCAGAGAGACCGCACCGGGCCGTGTCCGGTTGCGCGTGGAGGGCAGAAAAAAGAAAAAAGGACCCACCTGGGGTCCTCGTTCCTTCTTGCTCCCCCGACTGGACTCGAACCAGTAACCTGCCGATTAACAGTCGGCTGCTCTGCCAATTGAGCTACAGGGGACCGCGCTCCCCCGACTGGACTCGAACCAGTAACCTGCCGATTAACAGTCGGCTGCTCTGCCAATTGAGCTACAGGGGATTGCTGCGTTGCACCGAACAGCCCACCTCTGGCCTTGGCCAGGGGGCGAGCGCCCGTTGCGAGTCATAGATTAGCGCAAGCAGGGGGGTGCTCCGCCAATCGGTATCGCCAGCGGGCCGGGCACCACACGACGAAGGGTGGCAGGCATGCGGTACAAGGTCACGTTCGCGGTCGGGCTGGCCCTCGGGTACGTGCTCGGGACCCGGGCCGGACGCGAGCGGTATGAACAGTTGAAGAAGTCCGCGCGTGAGTTCGCGCAGAACCCGGCCGTCCGCAACGCCGCCGAGAGCGCAGGTCAGAGCGGCCGGGAGTTCGCCGGCAAGGCCTTCGCCGCGGTGAGCGACAAGGTGGGCGACGCGGTGCCGGACGCCCTCGCAGGGCGGGTACGGGGCCTGCGGGCACGGGTCGGAGGCAACGGCGCGGGCGAGGACGACTGGGGCACCAGCAACACCTGACCGGCCCGGCCCGGAGCGGGGTCCTCCTGCGAGGGCCCCGCTCCGGGGTGCCGTCCGGCCGTGGCCGTGGGGTTCCGCATAAGGGACGGCGCGCTCCGGGGCGGTCGCGCCCGCCCCCGCGTGCGGCAGAATTCTCCGCATGGGGATAGTCGCCGGGCTGGACAGCTCTTCCGCGTTCACACGCATCGTCGTCTGTGACACCGAGACGGGCGCCGTGCTGCGCCAGGGGTACGCCCCTCATCCGCAGCCCACCGGCGAGGCGGTGCCGCACGAGACCGATCCACAGGCCTGGCTGCTCTCGCTCGGCGAGGCCGCCGGCGGCGGGCTCCTCGAAGGGGTGCAGGCCATCGGGGTCTCCGCGCAGCAGCACGGGCTGCTGCCGCTGGACGCGCAGGGCGGCCTCGTGCGCCCCGCCCTGATCGGCAACGACAAGCGCGGGCAGGCCGCCGCCGCCGAGCTGATCGAGGCCTTCGGCGGCCGGCAGGCCTGGGTCGAGGCCGTCGGCTCCGTCCCCCATGCGGCGCAGCCCGTCGCGAAGCTCGCCTGGCTGGCCCGTACCGAGCCGGAGGCGGCCCGGCGGGTGGCCGTCCTGATGTCCCCGCACGACTGGCTGGTGTGGCAGCTGCTGGGCCGCCCGGCCCGGCGGACCACCGACCGCGGCGGCGCCTCCGGCACCGGCTACTGGTCGGCGGCCGCCGGCGCCTACCGCCCCGACCTGGTCGAGCTCGCGCTGGGGCACCGGGCGCTGCTCCCCGAGGTGCTCGGCCCGGCCGAAGCCGCCGGGACCACGCCCGAGGGGCTGCTGATCTCCGCCGGCACCGGGGAGACCATGGCGGCCGCGCTCGGGCTGGGCATGGGACCCGGCGACGCCGTGGTCTCGCTGGGCGCGTCCGGATCGGTGATGGCGGTGCACCACGAGGCGCTGTCGGAGCCGGGCGGGCTGATCACTTCCCTCGCCGACGCCACCGGGCGGCACCTGCCGGTGGTGAACACCCTGAACGCCGTACGGGCCCTGCGCGGCACCGCCGAACTGCTGGGCACCGATCTGGAGGGGCTGAGCGAGCTCGCGCTGAAGTCGACGCCGGGCGCGCACGGGCTCGTACTCCTGCCGTACCTGGAGGGTGAGCGGACGCCGAACCTGCCGCACACCGCCGGGACCCTGTCGGGGCTGCGCCGGGACTCCATGAAGCCGGAGCACCTCGCGCGGGCCGCCTTCGAGGGCATGCTCTGCGGGCTGGTGGACGCGCTCGACGTGCTGCGCAGCCGCGGTGTGGAGATCCGCCGGGTGTTCCTGCTCGGCGCCGCCGCCGAGCTGCCGGCCGTTCAGGCCTTCGCGCCGGGGCTGTTCGGTACGCAGGTCCTCGTCCCGGCGCCGGCGGACTACGCGGCCCTGGGCGCGGCCCGGCAGGCCGCGTGGGCGCTCGGCCTGGCGCAGGGCGGCGCGGCCTCGAACACCCCGCCGGTGTGGCCGGCCCCCACGGCGCAGCTGTTCGAGCCGGACGAGGAGTACCCGGCCTGGCAGGGCGCCCGCCAGCAGTACGTCGCGACCCGGGACCAGATCCACCCGGGGGCGTTCCAGAACCCGGCCTAGGCCGGGCCCGGGCCCCGGCCGTACCCGGCCCGCGCCCCGGCCTACGCCCTCCCGTGCCCGGCCTACTCCTTTTGACCGGGCTTTACGAAAAGCGGTGGGTTCCGGCCTCCGGTTGGCAGAAGATGGAGTGAACCCCCTCGATCATGCCGACCGGAGCCTGCGCGTGCTCATACGACTTCTGCGGAACCACCTGGGTCCGTACCGGAAACCGATCGCCGTGCTGGTCCTGCTGCAGCTGCTGCAGACCAGTGCGAGCCTCTACCTGCCCACGCTGAACGCCGACATCATTGACAACGGTGTCGTCAACGGCGACACCGGCTACATCCTGCGCTTCGGCGCACTGATGCTCGGCGTCTCGCTCGTCCAGCTCGTCTGCAACGTCGGCGCCGTCTACTACGGGGCCCGCACCGCCGCGGCCTTCGGCCGGGACGTCCGGGCCGGCATCTTCGACCGCGTGCAGAGCTTCTCCGCGCGTGAGCTCGGCCACTTCGGCGCCCCGTCGCTGATCACCCGTACGACGAACGACGTGCAGCAGATCCAGATGCTCGTGCTGATGACCTTCACCCTGATGGTCTCCGCGCCGATCATGTGCGTCGGCGGCATCTTCATGGCGCTCTCGCTGGACGTGAAGCTCTCGGGCGTCCTGCTCGCCGTCGTCCCGATCCTCGGCCTGTCGGTCGGGGCGATCGTGCTGAAGACCCGGCCGCTGTTCCGTGCGATGCAGACGCGTCTGGACACGGTCAACCGGGTCCTGCGCGAGCAGATCACCGGCAACCGGGTGATCCGCGCCTTCATCCGCGACGACTACGAGAAGGAACGCTTCCGCGAGGCCAACGCCGACCTCACCGGCGTCTCGCTGGCGGCCGGCAAGCTGCTCGCGCTGATGTTCCCGACCGTGATCGTGGTCGTGAACATCTCCAGCGTCGCCGTCGTCTGGTTCGGCGCGATGCGCATCGACTCCGGCGACATGGAGATCGGCCAGCTGACGGCGTTCCTCGCCTACCTGATGCAGATCGTCATGTCCGTGATGATGGCCACCTTCATGTTCATGATGGTGCCGCGCGCCGAGGTCTGCGCCGAGCGCGTCCAGGAGGTCCTGGACACCGACTCCAGCGTGATCCCGCCCACCGACCCCGTCCGCGAGCTCGCCCGCCACGGTCTGCTGGAGCTGCGCGGCGCCGACTTCCGCTACCCGGGCGCCGAGGCCTCCGTCCTGCGCGGGGTCGACCTGGTGGCCCGTCCCGGTGAGACCACCGCGGTGATCGGCTCGACCGGCAGCGGCAAGTCCACGCTGCTGGGGCTGATCCCGCGGCTCTTCGACGCCACCGGCGGCGACGTGCTCGTCGACGGCGAGGACGTACGGCGCCTCGACCCAGACCTGCTCGCCAGGACGGTCGGCATGGTCCCGCAGAAGCCGTACCTGTTCTCCGGGACCGTCGCCAGCAACCTGCGCTACGGGCGCCCCGACGCCAGCGACGAGGAGCTGTGGCACGCGCTGGACGTCGCGCAGGCCAAGGGCTTCGTGTCCGAGCTGGAGGGCGGGCTCGAAGCGCCGATCGCCCAGGGCGGCACCAACGTCTCCGGCGGCCAGCGCCAGCGGCTCGCGATCGCGCGCACGCTCGTACAGCGCCCGGAGATCTACCTGTTCGACGACTCCTTCTCGGCCCTGGACTACGCCACGGACGCGGCGCTGCGCTCCGCGCTCGCCCGCGAGACCGAGGAGGCGACCGTGGTCATCGTCGCCCAGCGGGTCTCCACGATCCGCGACGCGGACCGGATCATCGTCCTCGACGAGGGGCAGGTGGTGGGCGAGGGGCGCCACCACGAGCTGATGGCCGGCAATGAGACCTACCG contains:
- a CDS encoding FGGY family carbohydrate kinase — encoded protein: MGIVAGLDSSSAFTRIVVCDTETGAVLRQGYAPHPQPTGEAVPHETDPQAWLLSLGEAAGGGLLEGVQAIGVSAQQHGLLPLDAQGGLVRPALIGNDKRGQAAAAELIEAFGGRQAWVEAVGSVPHAAQPVAKLAWLARTEPEAARRVAVLMSPHDWLVWQLLGRPARRTTDRGGASGTGYWSAAAGAYRPDLVELALGHRALLPEVLGPAEAAGTTPEGLLISAGTGETMAAALGLGMGPGDAVVSLGASGSVMAVHHEALSEPGGLITSLADATGRHLPVVNTLNAVRALRGTAELLGTDLEGLSELALKSTPGAHGLVLLPYLEGERTPNLPHTAGTLSGLRRDSMKPEHLARAAFEGMLCGLVDALDVLRSRGVEIRRVFLLGAAAELPAVQAFAPGLFGTQVLVPAPADYAALGAARQAAWALGLAQGGAASNTPPVWPAPTAQLFEPDEEYPAWQGARQQYVATRDQIHPGAFQNPA
- a CDS encoding ABC transporter ATP-binding protein, producing MLIRLLRNHLGPYRKPIAVLVLLQLLQTSASLYLPTLNADIIDNGVVNGDTGYILRFGALMLGVSLVQLVCNVGAVYYGARTAAAFGRDVRAGIFDRVQSFSARELGHFGAPSLITRTTNDVQQIQMLVLMTFTLMVSAPIMCVGGIFMALSLDVKLSGVLLAVVPILGLSVGAIVLKTRPLFRAMQTRLDTVNRVLREQITGNRVIRAFIRDDYEKERFREANADLTGVSLAAGKLLALMFPTVIVVVNISSVAVVWFGAMRIDSGDMEIGQLTAFLAYLMQIVMSVMMATFMFMMVPRAEVCAERVQEVLDTDSSVIPPTDPVRELARHGLLELRGADFRYPGAEASVLRGVDLVARPGETTAVIGSTGSGKSTLLGLIPRLFDATGGDVLVDGEDVRRLDPDLLARTVGMVPQKPYLFSGTVASNLRYGRPDASDEELWHALDVAQAKGFVSELEGGLEAPIAQGGTNVSGGQRQRLAIARTLVQRPEIYLFDDSFSALDYATDAALRSALARETEEATVVIVAQRVSTIRDADRIIVLDEGQVVGEGRHHELMAGNETYREIVLSQLTEAEAA
- a CDS encoding YtxH domain-containing protein → MRYKVTFAVGLALGYVLGTRAGRERYEQLKKSAREFAQNPAVRNAAESAGQSGREFAGKAFAAVSDKVGDAVPDALAGRVRGLRARVGGNGAGEDDWGTSNT